One Phaseolus vulgaris cultivar G19833 chromosome 2, P. vulgaris v2.0, whole genome shotgun sequence DNA window includes the following coding sequences:
- the LOC137812166 gene encoding fasciclin-like arabinogalactan protein 11 — MRIMQESRSFIIPTTILLLALFHITSAQLSPIQPPTTPSPPLPQPSPPSPALPSPPATAPAPGFNTVPLVPVTPSGAPTPTIIPKGPTIDIVQILRKAKRFSVLTRLLKTTQLINQLNSQLVTSSSGGLTLFAPEDSSFSKLKAGFLNSLSDRQKVELLQFHTLSSFISISNFDTLTNPVQTQAGDDPKRLQLNVTSFGSQVSMATGAVNASITGTVYSDNKLAIYQVDKVLLPLDLVLPSKAPAPAPALAKKGLPKADKGNSTAADDSTTASDDGSDGKGLSAGVSAGCSMKWVNSVVVVGVVGLVSGVMI; from the coding sequence ATGAGGATCATGCAAGAATCTCGATCTTTCATTATTCCCACCACAATTCTACTACTAGCACTATTTCACATAACTTCAGCACAACTCTCACCAATTCAACCCCCCACAACACCATCACCACCGTTGCCCCAGCCCTCCCCGCCGTCTCCGGCACTTCCTTCGCCGCCGGCAACAGCCCCGGCACCGGGATTCAACACTGTACCTCTTGTCCCAGTGACCCCAAGTGGGGCCCCCACACCCACGATCATCCCCAAAGGCCCCACCATTGATATAGTCCAAATCCTAAGAAAAGCCAAAAGGTTCTCCGTTCTCACTCGCCTCTTAAAAACCACCCAACTAATCAACCAACTCAACTCACAGCTCGTAACTTCAAGCTCGGGAGGGTTAACCCTCTTTGCACCAGAAGACAGTTCCTTCTCCAAACTCAAAGCAGGGTTCCTCAACTCTCTTAGCGACAGGCAGAAGGTGGAGCTTTTGCAGTTCCACACTCTCTCTTCCTTCATTTCCATCTCTAACTTTGATACTCTTACAAACCCGGTTCAAACTCAAGCTGGTGACGATCCCAAGAGGCTGCAACTCAACGTCACCTCTTTCGGAAGCCAGGTAAGCATGGCCACCGGCGCCGTCAACGCCTCCATCACCGGAACCGTTTACTCCGACAACAAGTTGGCGATATACCAGGTGGACAAGGTGCTTCTCCCTCTCGACCTCGTGCTACCCAGCAAGGCGCCAGCTCCAGCGCCGGCGTTGGCGAAAAAAGGGTTGCCGAAGGCTGATAAAGGGAATTCCACGGCGGCGGATGATAGTACCACGGCCAGCGATGATGGTAGCGACGGGAAGGGTTTGTCAGCGGGAGTTTCTGCAGGTTGTTCGATGAAGTGGGTGAATagtgttgttgttgttggagTGGTGGGTTTGGTGAGTGGAGTTATGATCTGA